A section of the Streptomyces sp. SCL15-4 genome encodes:
- a CDS encoding glycoside hydrolase family 2 TIM barrel-domain containing protein has protein sequence MTVTRRSVLAAAAAAPAAGTLPALAAAPAALAAEASGTGGRHTVPLRDGWRFLLADPVGATDPAGDPARPTDPGYDDSAWREVRIPHDWSIEQTPTTEHHTTGGTGFLPGGLGWYRLSFTLPRSYTGRRVSVEFDGVYMDAHVYCNGTEAGRHPYGYTGFALDLTGLVHTDGSTPNVLAVGVRNRLPSSRWYSGSGIYREARLVITEPVHVARWGTRVTTPEVSAGRALVRVVTTARNDSGTAADVEIRSRITAPDGRTVARTASTVTVAEEAAQTHELTVADPLLWDFETPGHRYTLHTELRVAGRTTDTRRTSFGIRTFRFDPDEGFSLNGVHTKIKGVDLHHDQGALGAAISADAVRRQMRIMKSMGVNALRTSHNPPAPELIRVCEELGIVMLVEAFDCWRTGKTAYDYGRFFDEWCERDATEMVLAARNSPAVVLWSIGNEIPDSTSTAGLAMADRIIGAIRAADDTRPLVIGSDKYRRPPAKGSAADLMLAKLDGLGLNYNTAKSVDALHAAYPHLFLFESESSSETSTRGTYQEPEHLNTGENHTPGRREVSSYDNNLASWTMSGEYGHKKDRDRKWFAGQFLWSGIDYIGEPTPYDVFPVKASFFGAVDTAGFPKDMYHLFRSQWTTEPMVHLLPMTWNHEEGDTVEVWAYANVPTVELFLDGESLGVREFDVKKTTDGRAYLETTEATGDDKTFTDGPWPGSYTSPNGSAGKLHLTWKVRYRPGELRAVARRDGEVVASDVLRTAGAPHAVRLTADRGSLPADGRSLAFVTAEITDAHGVVVPDAAHLIAFDVLGGSLAGVDNGRQESAERYQASTRTAFHGKALAIVRSGTEAGALKVTARADGLRPGTVRLRTTAARPAVTTAPAVLRPDHPAPPGYPHADASYSGRPDTPPAAMLDGDPATGWSNAFAKQATALLPAFDGAREKDWVSVDHGRTRTFDRVAVSFTVDAHHTLPARVEVAVWNGHAWVPVREARVEWATVSDSPTVLTFAPVRGSRLRLTLTSARPGRPEGAVRISGLDA, from the coding sequence ATGACGGTCACGCGCAGATCGGTTCTGGCCGCAGCCGCGGCGGCACCCGCGGCCGGAACGCTCCCGGCCCTCGCGGCGGCCCCGGCCGCCCTCGCCGCCGAGGCGTCCGGCACCGGCGGACGCCACACGGTGCCGCTGCGGGACGGCTGGCGGTTCCTGCTCGCCGACCCGGTCGGCGCCACCGACCCGGCCGGTGACCCGGCGCGGCCCACCGACCCCGGCTACGACGACTCGGCCTGGCGCGAGGTCCGCATCCCGCACGACTGGAGCATCGAGCAGACGCCCACCACCGAGCACCACACCACCGGCGGCACCGGCTTCCTGCCGGGCGGCCTCGGCTGGTACCGGCTCTCCTTCACCCTGCCGCGCTCGTACACCGGCCGGCGCGTCTCGGTCGAGTTCGACGGCGTCTACATGGACGCCCACGTCTACTGCAACGGCACGGAGGCGGGCCGCCACCCCTACGGCTACACCGGCTTCGCCCTCGATCTCACCGGCCTGGTGCACACCGACGGCAGCACGCCCAACGTGCTCGCGGTCGGCGTGCGCAACCGGCTGCCCAGCAGCCGCTGGTACTCCGGCAGCGGCATCTACCGCGAGGCCCGCCTGGTGATCACCGAGCCGGTGCACGTGGCCCGCTGGGGAACCCGGGTCACCACGCCGGAGGTCTCCGCCGGCCGGGCGCTGGTCCGGGTGGTGACCACCGCGCGCAACGACTCCGGCACCGCCGCGGACGTGGAGATCCGCTCCCGGATCACCGCGCCCGACGGCCGGACCGTGGCCCGTACGGCCAGCACGGTCACCGTCGCCGAAGAGGCCGCGCAGACCCACGAACTGACCGTCGCCGACCCGCTGCTGTGGGACTTCGAGACCCCCGGGCACCGCTACACCCTGCACACCGAGCTGCGCGTGGCCGGCCGCACCACCGACACCCGGCGCACGTCCTTCGGCATCCGCACCTTCCGCTTCGACCCCGACGAGGGTTTCTCGCTCAACGGCGTCCACACCAAGATCAAGGGTGTCGACCTCCATCACGACCAGGGCGCCCTCGGCGCCGCGATCAGCGCCGACGCCGTCCGCCGCCAGATGCGGATCATGAAGTCGATGGGTGTCAACGCGCTGCGCACCTCGCACAACCCGCCCGCGCCGGAGCTGATCCGCGTCTGCGAGGAACTGGGCATCGTCATGCTGGTGGAGGCATTCGACTGCTGGCGCACCGGCAAGACGGCGTACGACTACGGCCGGTTCTTCGACGAGTGGTGCGAGCGGGACGCCACGGAGATGGTCCTGGCCGCCCGCAACTCACCGGCCGTGGTGCTGTGGTCCATCGGCAACGAGATCCCCGACTCCACCTCCACCGCGGGCCTGGCCATGGCGGACCGGATCATCGGCGCGATCAGGGCCGCCGACGACACCCGGCCGCTCGTCATCGGCTCCGACAAGTACCGGCGGCCGCCCGCCAAGGGCTCGGCGGCCGACCTGATGCTCGCCAAGCTGGACGGCCTCGGCCTCAACTACAACACGGCCAAGTCGGTGGACGCCCTGCACGCCGCCTACCCGCACCTGTTCCTCTTCGAGTCCGAGTCCTCCTCGGAGACCTCCACCCGGGGCACCTACCAGGAGCCCGAGCACCTGAACACCGGCGAGAACCACACCCCCGGCCGCCGGGAGGTCTCCTCCTACGACAACAACCTCGCCTCCTGGACGATGAGCGGCGAGTACGGGCACAAGAAGGACCGGGACCGGAAGTGGTTCGCGGGCCAGTTCCTGTGGTCCGGCATCGACTACATCGGCGAACCGACCCCGTACGACGTGTTCCCGGTGAAGGCGTCCTTCTTCGGCGCCGTCGACACGGCCGGCTTCCCCAAGGACATGTACCACCTCTTCAGGAGCCAGTGGACCACCGAGCCGATGGTCCATCTGCTGCCGATGACCTGGAACCACGAGGAAGGCGACACCGTCGAGGTGTGGGCGTACGCCAACGTGCCCACCGTCGAGCTGTTCCTCGACGGCGAGTCCCTCGGCGTACGGGAGTTCGACGTCAAGAAGACCACCGACGGCCGCGCCTACCTGGAGACCACCGAGGCCACCGGCGACGACAAGACCTTCACCGACGGCCCTTGGCCGGGCAGTTACACCAGCCCCAACGGCAGCGCCGGCAAGCTGCACCTGACCTGGAAGGTGCGCTACCGGCCCGGCGAGCTGAGGGCGGTGGCCCGGCGGGACGGCGAGGTCGTCGCCAGTGACGTCCTGCGCACGGCCGGCGCCCCGCACGCCGTACGCCTCACCGCCGACCGGGGGTCCCTGCCCGCCGACGGCCGGTCGCTCGCCTTCGTCACCGCCGAGATCACCGACGCGCACGGGGTCGTCGTGCCCGACGCCGCGCACCTCATCGCCTTCGACGTCCTGGGCGGCTCCCTGGCCGGCGTCGACAACGGCCGCCAGGAGAGCGCCGAGCGCTACCAGGCGAGCACCCGCACCGCCTTCCACGGCAAGGCGCTCGCGATCGTCCGGTCCGGCACCGAGGCCGGCGCCCTGAAGGTCACCGCCCGCGCGGACGGCCTGCGCCCGGGCACCGTCCGCCTGCGCACCACTGCGGCCCGCCCGGCCGTGACCACCGCACCCGCCGTCCTCCGGCCCGACCACCCGGCGCCGCCCGGCTACCCGCACGCGGACGCCAGTTACTCCGGCCGTCCGGACACCCCGCCCGCCGCGATGCTGGACGGCGACCCGGCCACCGGCTGGTCCAACGCCTTCGCCAAGCAGGCCACCGCGCTGCTGCCCGCGTTCGACGGGGCCCGGGAGAAGGACTGGGTGTCGGTCGACCACGGGCGCACCCGGACCTTCGACCGGGTGGCCGTCTCCTTCACGGTCGACGCGCACCACACCCTGCCCGCGCGCGTCGAGGTCGCGGTGTGGAACGGACACGCCTGGGTCCCGGTGAGGGAGGCGAGGGTGGAGTGGGCCACCGTCTCCGACAGCCCCACCGTCCTCACCTTCGCCCCGGTCCGGGGCTCCCGCCTGCGCCTGACCCTCACCAGCGCCCGCCCCGGCCGCCCCGAGGGAGCGGTACGCATCAGCGGACTGGACGCGTGA
- a CDS encoding SpoIIE family protein phosphatase — MSRVYPFDDAGTARAVIGADGALREWNEGAVRLLGHPADAVLGRPAAELLAGAPAPAVPDGPRWEGTVALRHRDGRSVSVWLLAHRRPPHDGHPGDWLVVTPLAGAEPPLAEDPLAEAGLVQSPCAIAVYDDRLRLRRMNEAMAAVVGLPEERVRGLRLAEIGGKPQSEELERNLLAVLTSGRPLDVQTFLRTGGEDRAHAWLARMAPVRDRAGRVRGVSMAAHDITDNQRARQRLQLVNEASVRVGTTLDVTCTAQELADVCVPALADFVTIDLLDPQESHGEPPARVTAPVRLRRTAHQSVLPGVPEAVIGPGRTEPFPASSPQADALAAGRTIVASLPGGAMERWLGRHGERGERAREFGVHSLMSVPIRARGLTLGVAVLCRHRRPDAFTPDDVLLAEEITARAAVCIDNARRYSRERETALALQRSLLPRSLPHTAALAACSRYLPAARAGVGGDWFDVIPLSGMRVAMVVGDVVGHGIQASATMGRLRTAVRTLADIDLTPDELLTHLDDLVLRLSDESGTASAGEAGSPGELGATCLYAVYDPVSRRCTLARAGHPPPVVLEPGGAPRALDLPAGPPLGLGGLPFESAEVELPEGTVLALYTDGLVWSRERDPEASRELLHTALAAYAGSLDETCDRVLNALLPYGGAPDDVALLLARTQGLPASQVATWDIPSDPALVAPIRKQVVEQLADWSLSEASFTTELVVSELVTNAIRYGSHPIRLRLIHDANTLTCEVSDASHTAPHLRRAKVFDEGGRGLLLVAQLTQRWGSRHTTEGKTIWAELPLFEQDR; from the coding sequence ATGAGCCGGGTCTATCCGTTCGACGACGCGGGCACGGCACGAGCCGTCATCGGCGCCGACGGTGCGCTGAGGGAGTGGAACGAGGGTGCCGTCCGCCTGCTCGGCCACCCGGCGGACGCCGTCCTGGGCCGCCCCGCCGCCGAACTGCTGGCCGGCGCCCCCGCCCCGGCCGTCCCCGACGGCCCGCGCTGGGAGGGCACCGTCGCACTGCGCCACCGCGACGGCCGTAGCGTCTCCGTGTGGCTGCTCGCGCACCGCCGCCCGCCGCACGACGGACACCCGGGCGACTGGCTCGTGGTCACCCCGCTCGCCGGCGCGGAACCGCCCCTCGCCGAGGACCCGCTCGCCGAGGCGGGCCTGGTCCAGTCCCCCTGCGCGATCGCCGTGTACGACGACCGGCTGCGGCTGCGCCGGATGAACGAGGCGATGGCCGCCGTCGTCGGACTGCCCGAGGAGCGGGTACGAGGGCTGCGGCTGGCGGAGATCGGCGGCAAGCCGCAGAGCGAGGAACTGGAGCGGAACCTGCTCGCGGTGCTGACCTCGGGCCGGCCGCTGGACGTGCAGACCTTCCTGCGCACCGGCGGCGAGGACCGGGCGCACGCCTGGCTGGCCCGGATGGCGCCGGTCCGGGACCGGGCGGGACGGGTGCGGGGCGTGTCCATGGCCGCGCACGACATCACCGACAACCAGCGCGCCCGGCAGCGGCTCCAGCTCGTCAACGAGGCCAGTGTGCGCGTCGGGACGACGCTGGACGTCACCTGTACCGCCCAGGAGCTGGCGGACGTGTGCGTGCCCGCGCTCGCCGACTTCGTCACCATCGACCTGCTCGACCCGCAGGAGAGCCACGGCGAGCCTCCGGCCCGCGTCACCGCGCCGGTGCGGCTGCGCCGCACCGCCCACCAGTCGGTGCTGCCCGGTGTCCCGGAGGCGGTGATCGGCCCCGGGCGGACGGAGCCGTTCCCGGCGTCGTCCCCGCAGGCGGACGCGCTGGCCGCGGGCCGCACCATCGTCGCCTCGCTGCCGGGCGGCGCCATGGAACGCTGGCTGGGCCGGCACGGCGAGCGCGGCGAGCGGGCGCGGGAGTTCGGCGTCCACTCCTTGATGTCGGTGCCGATCCGGGCCCGCGGGCTGACCCTCGGGGTCGCGGTGCTGTGCCGGCACCGGCGCCCGGACGCGTTCACGCCGGACGACGTGCTGCTGGCCGAGGAGATCACCGCACGGGCCGCCGTCTGCATCGACAACGCGCGCCGCTACTCGCGCGAGCGGGAGACGGCGCTCGCCCTCCAGCGCAGCCTGCTGCCCCGCTCGCTGCCGCACACGGCCGCGCTGGCGGCCTGCTCCCGGTATCTGCCGGCCGCGCGCGCCGGGGTGGGCGGGGACTGGTTCGACGTGATCCCGCTGTCCGGGATGCGGGTCGCGATGGTCGTCGGGGACGTGGTCGGGCACGGCATCCAGGCCTCGGCCACCATGGGCCGGCTGCGCACCGCCGTGCGCACCCTGGCGGACATCGACCTGACCCCGGACGAGCTGCTGACCCACCTGGACGACCTGGTGCTGCGCCTCTCCGACGAGTCCGGGACCGCGAGCGCCGGCGAGGCGGGCAGCCCCGGCGAACTCGGCGCGACCTGCCTGTACGCCGTCTACGACCCGGTGTCCCGGCGCTGCACCCTGGCCCGCGCCGGGCATCCGCCGCCCGTCGTCCTGGAGCCGGGCGGCGCGCCCCGGGCACTGGACCTGCCCGCCGGTCCCCCGCTGGGCCTGGGCGGGCTGCCCTTCGAGTCCGCCGAGGTGGAGCTGCCCGAGGGCACGGTCCTCGCGCTGTACACGGACGGACTGGTGTGGTCCCGGGAGCGGGACCCGGAGGCCAGCCGGGAGCTGCTGCACACGGCACTCGCGGCGTACGCCGGCTCGCTGGACGAGACCTGCGACCGTGTGCTGAACGCCCTGCTCCCCTACGGCGGCGCCCCCGACGACGTGGCGCTGCTGCTCGCCCGCACCCAGGGCCTGCCCGCCTCGCAGGTGGCGACCTGGGACATCCCGTCCGACCCGGCGCTCGTCGCGCCGATCCGCAAGCAGGTCGTGGAGCAGCTGGCCGACTGGTCGCTGAGCGAGGCGTCGTTCACGACCGAGCTGGTGGTCAGCGAGCTGGTGACCAACGCCATCCGGTACGGCTCCCACCCGATCCGGCTCCGGCTGATCCACGACGCGAACACGCTGACCTGCGAGGTCTCCGACGCCAGCCACACCGCCCCGCACCTGCGCCGGGCCAAGGTCTTCGACGAGGGCGGCCGGGGCCTGCTCCTGGTGGCCCAGCTCACCCAGCGTTGGGGCAGCCGCCACACGACGGAGGGCAAGACGATCTGGGCCGAACTGCCGTTGTTCGAACAGGACCGGTAG
- a CDS encoding RNA polymerase sigma factor: MPDRTPTEELARRAAAGDGTALELLLAEIRPETVRRCGRFLPCREDAEEAAQDVLLQVARHITGFEGRSRFGTWLHTVVANCCRQKYRELKRRAAEQPAAIEPAHAVDPRTTSVIAGSRVDLLEALDRLEREHPQLVAPLVYRDICQLDYAEAAERAGIPLGTLKSRLHEARKRVRPWLTAS, translated from the coding sequence GTGCCGGACCGGACGCCGACCGAGGAACTGGCCCGGCGTGCCGCCGCCGGCGACGGCACGGCGCTGGAGCTGCTGCTGGCCGAGATCCGGCCCGAGACCGTGCGCCGCTGCGGGCGTTTCCTGCCGTGCCGGGAGGACGCCGAGGAGGCCGCCCAGGACGTGCTGCTCCAAGTGGCCCGGCACATCACGGGCTTCGAGGGCCGCAGCCGCTTCGGCACCTGGCTGCACACCGTCGTCGCCAACTGCTGCCGGCAGAAGTACCGCGAGCTGAAGCGGCGGGCCGCCGAGCAGCCCGCCGCCATCGAGCCCGCGCACGCCGTCGACCCGCGCACCACCAGCGTCATCGCCGGCTCCCGGGTGGACCTGCTGGAGGCCCTGGACCGGCTGGAGCGGGAGCATCCGCAGCTGGTCGCGCCGCTGGTCTACCGGGACATCTGCCAGCTGGACTACGCCGAGGCCGCCGAGCGCGCCGGCATCCCGCTCGGCACCCTCAAGTCCCGCCTGCACGAGGCCCGCAAACGCGTACGCCCCTGGCTGACGGCCTCCTGA
- a CDS encoding serine/threonine-protein kinase, translating to MQPPERIGRYRLERPLGSGAFALVWLGHDPGLQAPVAVKVLAENWAHRLDIRERFLAEARLLRRAGSGRVVQVYDIGELPDGRPYFVMEYAGGGTLAELAAGGALPVSEALALTAEAARAAAELHEAGIVHRDIKPANVLLHTAPDGSRRVLLADLGLAKSLAQASVLTLAAGSAGYRPPEQAEPGAGIDERADVYSLGAVGYELLTGTVPGPPGKVVPPRRLRPELDEEVARALLRALEPDRTRRWPGALAFARELDRLAARPWAPPARRPARTDRLRARLGPATLAVAAVLAAGAAAATVTVALHRDGGGPERVRITDAGGRVTLTVPAGWGRELRDSGWDPRVLGLAAGREPGLVVADDLSRWSDPTAPVDGVFVGVGSHGGLTAAVEALTHPGCRSTGSRTFADAHWHGLVRSFGRCPDGGSVTECALLPAGGAARPQVYVQIRRRGDGDATDGVLRSLRVA from the coding sequence ATGCAGCCCCCGGAGCGGATCGGCCGCTACCGACTCGAACGGCCGCTGGGCAGCGGCGCGTTCGCCCTGGTGTGGCTCGGCCACGACCCCGGACTCCAGGCTCCGGTGGCGGTGAAGGTCCTCGCCGAGAACTGGGCGCACCGGCTCGACATCAGGGAACGCTTCCTGGCCGAGGCACGATTGCTGCGCCGGGCCGGTTCCGGCCGGGTGGTGCAGGTCTACGACATCGGCGAACTCCCGGACGGACGGCCGTACTTCGTGATGGAGTACGCCGGCGGCGGGACCCTCGCCGAGCTGGCGGCGGGCGGTGCGCTGCCGGTGTCCGAGGCGCTGGCGCTGACCGCCGAGGCCGCGCGTGCCGCCGCCGAGCTGCACGAGGCGGGCATCGTGCACCGCGACATCAAACCGGCCAATGTGCTGCTGCACACCGCCCCGGACGGCTCCCGGCGGGTCCTGCTGGCCGACCTGGGCCTGGCCAAGAGCCTCGCGCAGGCCTCGGTGCTGACGCTCGCGGCGGGTTCGGCGGGGTACCGGCCGCCCGAGCAGGCCGAGCCCGGCGCGGGCATCGACGAGCGGGCGGACGTCTACAGCCTGGGCGCGGTCGGCTACGAACTGCTCACCGGGACCGTGCCGGGCCCGCCGGGAAAGGTGGTGCCGCCCCGGCGGCTGCGGCCGGAGCTGGACGAGGAGGTGGCACGGGCGCTGCTGCGCGCGCTGGAACCGGACCGGACGCGGCGCTGGCCCGGCGCGCTGGCGTTCGCGCGGGAGCTGGACCGGCTGGCCGCGCGGCCCTGGGCGCCGCCCGCGCGCCGGCCGGCCCGCACGGACCGGCTGCGCGCCCGGCTCGGCCCGGCGACCCTCGCCGTCGCCGCGGTGCTCGCCGCCGGCGCCGCCGCGGCCACGGTGACCGTGGCGCTGCACCGGGACGGCGGCGGGCCGGAGCGGGTGCGGATCACGGACGCCGGCGGCCGGGTGACGCTCACGGTGCCCGCCGGCTGGGGCCGCGAGCTGCGCGACTCCGGCTGGGACCCGCGGGTGCTCGGGCTGGCGGCGGGGCGCGAGCCGGGTCTGGTGGTGGCCGACGACCTGTCCCGCTGGAGCGATCCGACCGCGCCCGTGGACGGCGTGTTCGTCGGCGTCGGCTCACACGGCGGTCTCACCGCCGCGGTGGAGGCCCTCACCCATCCCGGCTGCCGCTCCACCGGCTCCCGCACCTTCGCCGACGCCCACTGGCACGGCCTGGTCCGGTCCTTCGGCCGCTGCCCGGACGGCGGCTCGGTCACCGAGTGCGCGCTTCTCCCGGCGGGCGGAGCTGCCCGGCCGCAGGTGTACGTGCAGATACGCCGACGGGGTGACGGCGACGCGACCGACGGCGTGCTGCGTTCGCTACGGGTGGCCTGA
- a CDS encoding DUF4232 domain-containing protein → MVHTPRSARRGALLAGTAAVLGLLAGCGNGETVRSDPPVRSSGTAAPAQDTPSPPASAPATSSDPVPTVPTVPPAPPRSTAPSGGRTTAAPATAAGGSRCHTSELRASVGRNDPGAGQENFPLVLTNRSGRTCTLRGYPGAAFLNGSDGQLGADPRREPGRPATVTLRPGRSAWAGLTFSNPQVSDAKAATPATLLVTPPDERDPLRVSWPGGPVPVSGTASSARLTVLGPGTGP, encoded by the coding sequence ATGGTGCACACCCCCCGGTCCGCGCGGCGCGGGGCCCTGCTCGCGGGCACGGCCGCCGTGCTCGGCCTGCTGGCCGGCTGCGGCAACGGCGAGACGGTCCGCAGCGATCCCCCGGTCAGGTCCTCCGGTACGGCCGCCCCCGCGCAGGACACTCCCAGCCCCCCGGCGTCCGCCCCGGCCACCTCCTCCGACCCCGTCCCCACCGTCCCCACCGTCCCGCCGGCCCCGCCGAGGTCGACGGCGCCCTCCGGCGGCCGCACGACGGCCGCGCCCGCGACGGCCGCGGGCGGCTCCCGCTGCCACACCTCCGAGCTGCGGGCCTCGGTGGGCCGCAACGACCCGGGCGCCGGCCAGGAGAACTTCCCGCTGGTCCTCACGAACCGGTCCGGCCGCACCTGCACCCTGCGCGGCTATCCGGGCGCGGCCTTCCTGAACGGCTCGGACGGGCAGCTCGGCGCCGACCCCAGGCGCGAGCCCGGCCGCCCGGCCACCGTCACGCTCCGGCCCGGGCGCAGCGCCTGGGCCGGGCTGACCTTCTCCAACCCGCAGGTCAGCGACGCGAAGGCGGCCACCCCGGCCACGCTGCTGGTCACCCCGCCCGACGAACGCGACCCGCTGCGGGTGTCCTGGCCGGGCGGCCCGGTACCGGTCTCCGGCACCGCCTCGTCCGCCCGCCTGACGGTCCTCGGCCCGGGCACGGGCCCCTGA
- a CDS encoding SLC13 family permease: protein MNTPLAAALSAALLVAVLAWAVVRPFGWPEAVMAVPAAGIAVATGVIPLAHARAEAERLGPVVGFLAAVLVIAHFCDVDGLFQACGAWTARWAAGRPVRLLTAVFALASAITAVLSLDATVVLLTPVVFVTAARTGVRPKPHVYACTHLSNTASLLLPVSNLTNLLAFTASGLSFTRFAALMALPWLAAIGVEYLVFRRFFARDLAAAAPADPDTGTPPRLPLFALVTVGCTLAGFVVASVFGVEPAWVAAGGALVLAGRALARRRATPLTVVRAAAPAFLAFVLALGVVVRAVVDNGLADVLGRVLPGGTGLAALLGIAALAALLANLINNLPAVLVLLPLAAPAGPGAVLAVLLGVNIGPNLTYAGSLATLLWRRIVHQHEHEVDLGEFTRLGLLAVPSSLAVAVVALWGSLRVL, encoded by the coding sequence CTGAACACCCCGCTCGCCGCGGCCCTGTCCGCCGCCTTGCTGGTCGCCGTGCTGGCCTGGGCCGTCGTACGGCCCTTCGGATGGCCGGAGGCGGTCATGGCCGTGCCCGCCGCCGGGATCGCGGTGGCCACCGGCGTCATCCCCCTCGCACACGCCCGGGCCGAGGCCGAACGGCTCGGCCCGGTGGTCGGCTTCCTGGCGGCGGTCCTGGTGATCGCCCATTTCTGCGACGTCGACGGGCTGTTCCAGGCGTGCGGCGCCTGGACGGCCCGCTGGGCGGCCGGCCGGCCGGTGCGGCTGCTGACCGCCGTGTTCGCGCTGGCCTCGGCCATCACCGCCGTGCTCAGCCTGGACGCGACGGTCGTGCTGCTCACCCCGGTGGTGTTCGTCACGGCCGCGCGTACCGGCGTACGGCCCAAACCGCATGTCTACGCCTGCACCCACCTGTCGAACACCGCCTCGCTGCTGCTGCCGGTGTCCAACCTGACGAACCTGCTGGCGTTCACGGCGAGCGGGCTGAGCTTCACCCGGTTCGCGGCGCTGATGGCGCTGCCGTGGCTGGCCGCGATCGGCGTCGAGTACCTGGTGTTCCGGCGGTTCTTCGCCCGCGACCTCGCCGCGGCGGCCCCGGCCGATCCGGACACCGGCACCCCGCCGCGGCTGCCGCTGTTCGCGCTGGTGACGGTCGGCTGCACGCTGGCCGGATTCGTGGTGGCGTCGGTGTTCGGCGTCGAACCGGCCTGGGTGGCGGCCGGGGGCGCGCTCGTGCTGGCCGGGCGGGCGCTGGCGCGGCGCCGGGCGACACCGCTGACGGTCGTACGGGCGGCGGCCCCGGCCTTCCTGGCGTTCGTCCTGGCACTGGGCGTCGTGGTGCGGGCGGTGGTCGACAACGGGCTCGCGGACGTGCTGGGGCGGGTGCTGCCGGGCGGCACCGGGCTCGCCGCGCTGCTCGGGATCGCCGCGCTGGCCGCGCTGCTGGCCAATCTGATCAACAACCTGCCGGCGGTGCTGGTCCTGCTGCCGCTGGCGGCTCCGGCCGGACCGGGCGCGGTCCTCGCGGTGCTGCTCGGAGTGAACATCGGCCCGAACCTCACCTACGCCGGGTCGCTGGCCACGCTGCTGTGGCGGCGGATCGTGCACCAGCACGAGCACGAGGTGGACCTCGGGGAGTTCACCCGGCTGGGTCTGCTCGCCGTGCCGTCGTCCCTCGCGGTCGCGGTGGTGGCACTGTGGGGGTCGTTGCGGGTTCTGTAG
- a CDS encoding universal stress protein, translating into MRVIAWLVEGTWPACVDAVRAHAPEAAEVVLLHVSGPEVPAVAHGAFDGLLGRGHRAGHRPAEGWARDPGDRLEALGGTSASALLDAAARRLGRPCVREERSGRAEREVVAAAEGAGLLVLARDGDRSRLGPKSLGPAARFAVDHAPCPVLLVWPEPAPPLTTLPPPPRHS; encoded by the coding sequence ATGCGGGTGATCGCCTGGCTGGTGGAGGGCACCTGGCCGGCCTGCGTGGACGCGGTGCGCGCCCACGCGCCGGAGGCCGCCGAGGTGGTGCTGCTGCATGTGAGCGGTCCCGAGGTGCCCGCGGTGGCGCACGGGGCCTTCGACGGGCTGCTCGGCCGCGGTCACCGGGCGGGGCACCGGCCGGCCGAGGGCTGGGCACGGGACCCGGGGGACCGGCTGGAGGCGCTGGGCGGCACCTCGGCGTCCGCGCTGCTGGACGCGGCGGCCCGGCGGCTGGGCCGGCCGTGCGTGCGCGAGGAGCGGTCGGGCCGGGCCGAGCGGGAGGTGGTGGCCGCCGCCGAGGGGGCGGGGCTGCTGGTGCTGGCCCGGGACGGGGACCGGTCCCGGCTCGGACCGAAGAGCCTCGGCCCCGCGGCCCGCTTCGCCGTCGACCACGCCCCGTGCCCGGTCCTGCTGGTCTGGCCGGAACCGGCCCCGCCCCTGACCACGCTCCCGCCGCCGCCCCGCCACTCCTGA
- a CDS encoding aldo/keto reductase, with translation MRYVKLGSTGLDVSRICLGCMTYGVPDRGTHEWTLDEEASRPLIRQALEAGVNFFDTANVYSDGTSEEIVGKALRDFARREEIVLATKVHGRMRPGPNGAGLSRKAVMTEIDHSLRRLGTDYVDLYQIHRYDHATPVEETMEALHDLVKAGKVRYIGASSMYAWEFAKAQYTAERHGWTKFVSMQNHYNLLYREEEREMLPLCADQGVGVLPWSPLARGRLTRDWGTVTGRSATDDFGSRLYLESDRAIVEAVTRIAAARGVPRARVALAWLLHQDTVTAPIVGAARPGHLEDAVAAVELRLTDEEIEELQRPYAPRAVSGH, from the coding sequence ATGCGGTATGTGAAGCTCGGTTCGACGGGCCTGGACGTGTCGCGGATCTGTCTGGGCTGTATGACGTACGGCGTGCCGGACCGCGGCACGCACGAGTGGACCCTCGACGAGGAGGCGTCCCGTCCGCTCATCCGGCAGGCGCTGGAGGCGGGCGTCAATTTCTTCGACACCGCCAACGTCTACTCCGACGGCACCAGCGAGGAGATCGTCGGCAAGGCGCTGCGGGACTTCGCGCGGCGCGAGGAGATCGTGCTGGCCACGAAGGTGCACGGCCGGATGCGGCCCGGCCCCAACGGCGCCGGTCTGTCCCGCAAGGCCGTCATGACCGAGATCGACCACAGCCTGCGCCGCCTCGGCACCGACTACGTCGACCTCTACCAGATCCACCGCTACGATCACGCCACCCCCGTCGAGGAGACGATGGAGGCGCTGCACGACCTGGTCAAGGCGGGCAAGGTCCGGTACATCGGGGCCAGTTCGATGTACGCGTGGGAGTTCGCCAAGGCGCAGTACACCGCCGAGCGGCACGGCTGGACGAAGTTCGTGTCCATGCAGAACCACTACAACCTGCTCTACCGCGAGGAGGAGCGGGAGATGCTCCCCCTGTGCGCGGACCAGGGCGTCGGCGTGCTGCCGTGGAGCCCGCTCGCCCGGGGCCGGCTCACCCGCGACTGGGGCACGGTCACCGGACGCAGCGCCACCGACGACTTCGGCAGCCGGCTGTACCTGGAGAGCGACCGCGCGATCGTCGAGGCGGTCACCCGGATCGCCGCCGCGCGGGGCGTGCCGCGCGCCCGGGTGGCCCTCGCCTGGCTGCTGCACCAGGACACCGTGACGGCACCGATCGTCGGCGCCGCCAGGCCGGGGCACCTCGAGGACGCGGTGGCCGCGGTCGAACTGCGGCTGACCGACGAGGAGATCGAGGAACTCCAGCGGCCGTACGCCCCGCGCGCGGTCAGCGGCCACTGA